The following proteins are co-located in the Macadamia integrifolia cultivar HAES 741 chromosome 3, SCU_Mint_v3, whole genome shotgun sequence genome:
- the LOC122074320 gene encoding uncharacterized protein LOC122074320 produces the protein MASIRPTWKIDEVFSLRIRLRIIEAKSLEFITSGKLFVTCYLCTGNKERIRLNGREIPSTSRPYWNESVSLECSAANKDQCLDQLKQQSVVFELRWRNNSPILGRIVGSKLLGRAEIPWKDVLESSNMAIQKWVTTISASSDVLDLGLKPPALHVEMKVGVPSIAKMVKRMSDDASKKWDKCGCKHGSCSNSGEDAVEIMRFLY, from the exons ATGGCAAGTATCAGACCCACCTGGAAGATTGATGAGGTATTCTCAttaagaatacg GCTAAGAATTATAGAAGCCAAAAGCCTTGAATTCATAACAAGTGGGAAGCTTTTTGTTACATGCTACCTCTGCACAGGCAACAAAGAGAGGATCCGGCTTAACGGTCGAGAGATACCATCCACGAGTCGCCCTTACTGGAACGAGTCAGTTTCCTTGGAGTGCTCTGCAGCCAACAAAGATCAATGTCTGGACCAACTCAAGCAACAAAGCGTGGTGTTCGAATTAAGATGGAGAAACAACTCACCGATTCTCGGGAGAATTGTTGGGTCTAAGCTTTTGGGTAGAGCTGAGATACCGTGGAAAGATGTGTTGGAATCGTCCAATATGGCGATTCAAAAATGGGTCACTACCATTTCAGCTAGTAGTGATGTTCTTGATCTGGGCTTGAAGCCACCAGCACTGCATGTTGAGATGAAGGTTGGAGTCCCAAGCATTGCCAAGATGGTGAAGAGAATGAGTGATGATGCTTCGAAGAAGTGGGACAAGTGTGGTTGCAAACATGGAAGTTGCTCTAATAGTGGAGAAGATGCGGTGGAGATAATGAGGTTTTTGTACTAG